The Metabacillus litoralis genome contains a region encoding:
- a CDS encoding alanine/glycine:cation symporter family protein, producing MEGFVSALNSVLWSTPVIYILLGVGLLFSILTRFLQVRHIKEMVRLMFQGKSSEAGVSSFQALAIALSGRVGTGNIAGVATAIAFGGPGAVFWMWAIAFIGASSAFIESTLAQIYKVKQDGQYRGGPAYFIEKGIGWKWFAVLFAFAALIAMAILMPGVQSNSIALGMENAFGIPKAVTGLAVVVLLAVIIFGGVKRIANAAQIIVPFMAIGYIVLSLIIILMNITELPAVISLIFRSAFALDSAFGGLIGMAIAWGVKRGIYSNEAGQGTGPHMAAAAEVSHPAKQGLVQAFSVYIDTLFVCSATAFMILFTGMYNTEAPDGSFIVNNLEGIEAGPGYTQAAIDSVIPGFGAGFVAIALFFFAFTTIMAYYYIAETNIAYLIRGKNNKIPMFLLKVIILGATFYGAVKTASLAWALGDVGLGIMVWLNVIAILILAKPALLALKDYEQQKKQGKDPVFDPKALGIKNADYWETEYKKDQDQAS from the coding sequence ATGGAGGGATTTGTTTCTGCCTTAAACAGTGTCTTGTGGAGCACACCAGTCATTTATATTTTACTAGGTGTGGGATTGTTGTTTTCCATTTTAACTCGTTTTCTACAGGTAAGACACATTAAGGAAATGGTTAGGCTTATGTTTCAAGGTAAAAGCTCTGAAGCCGGGGTATCCTCATTCCAGGCACTTGCGATCGCACTTTCTGGACGTGTAGGAACAGGAAATATTGCCGGGGTAGCTACTGCAATTGCCTTTGGTGGTCCTGGAGCAGTATTTTGGATGTGGGCAATCGCTTTTATCGGGGCATCAAGTGCATTTATTGAATCAACGCTAGCTCAGATTTACAAAGTGAAACAAGATGGTCAATATCGTGGGGGTCCTGCTTATTTCATAGAAAAAGGAATTGGCTGGAAATGGTTTGCTGTTCTATTTGCATTTGCAGCATTAATTGCAATGGCGATTTTAATGCCTGGTGTACAATCTAACTCAATCGCACTTGGTATGGAAAATGCATTTGGAATTCCTAAAGCAGTTACTGGTCTTGCAGTTGTTGTACTTCTAGCGGTTATTATCTTCGGTGGAGTTAAAAGAATTGCCAATGCGGCTCAAATAATTGTGCCATTTATGGCGATTGGTTATATCGTTTTATCACTTATTATTATTCTTATGAATATTACAGAGTTACCTGCAGTTATTTCTCTTATTTTCCGAAGCGCTTTTGCGTTAGATTCTGCTTTTGGTGGACTAATTGGTATGGCTATTGCTTGGGGAGTAAAACGTGGTATTTACTCTAATGAAGCTGGTCAAGGTACTGGTCCTCATATGGCAGCTGCAGCAGAAGTTTCACACCCTGCTAAGCAAGGCTTAGTTCAAGCTTTTTCTGTTTATATTGACACGTTATTTGTATGTTCAGCAACAGCATTTATGATTTTATTTACTGGTATGTATAATACAGAAGCACCTGATGGTTCGTTTATCGTTAACAATCTAGAGGGAATTGAGGCAGGTCCTGGCTATACACAAGCAGCAATTGATAGTGTTATTCCAGGATTTGGAGCAGGGTTTGTAGCGATTGCATTGTTCTTCTTTGCTTTTACAACCATTATGGCTTACTACTATATTGCTGAAACAAATATTGCATACCTAATCCGTGGTAAAAATAACAAAATTCCAATGTTTCTTTTAAAAGTTATTATTTTAGGAGCTACTTTCTACGGAGCAGTTAAAACAGCAAGCTTAGCTTGGGCTCTAGGTGATGTTGGATTAGGAATTATGGTATGGCTAAACGTTATTGCAATATTAATTCTTGCAAAACCAGCATTACTAGCGCTTAAAGATTATGAACAACAGAAAAAACAAGGAAAAGACCCTGTTTTCGATCCGAAAGCATTAGGCATTAAGAATGCTGACTATTGGGAAACTGAATACAAGAAGGATCAAGATCAAGCGTCGTGA
- a CDS encoding ABC transporter ATP-binding protein: MIQVNSISKKYNEHLAVDDLTLHVKKGSIYGLLGSNGAGKTSLLKIIAGINRADKGTILIDDIPSYEHVQVKERVIFIPDVLYFFPQATVAQMASQYREYYPKWNQKRFEQLSSAFNIGLNKKVHRLSKGMKRQVAFWLALSAMPDVMILDEPIDGLDPVMRQKIKNLLFQDVAEREMTIIISSHNLREIEDLCDHVGIMHKGKIMIEKEIDDLKSDTHKVQLALADPTHEEHLLNQLNILHYEKRGSVSLLIVRGSEEKISKIIHSTDVLLYDLLPLTLEEIFIYEMEDVGYEIEKILL, from the coding sequence ATGATTCAGGTAAATTCCATAAGTAAAAAATATAATGAACACCTTGCTGTAGATGACCTTACCCTACATGTTAAAAAAGGATCAATCTATGGATTGTTAGGCTCTAATGGAGCTGGTAAAACCTCACTTTTAAAAATAATCGCAGGCATTAATCGAGCTGATAAGGGTACGATACTGATTGATGATATCCCCTCATATGAACATGTTCAAGTAAAGGAACGGGTTATCTTTATCCCTGATGTTCTTTATTTTTTCCCACAAGCGACAGTGGCACAAATGGCATCTCAATATAGAGAGTACTATCCAAAATGGAACCAGAAACGTTTTGAGCAGCTAAGTTCAGCGTTTAATATCGGCTTAAATAAAAAGGTACATCGATTATCTAAAGGAATGAAGAGGCAAGTAGCTTTTTGGCTGGCTTTATCGGCAATGCCCGATGTTATGATTCTCGATGAACCAATTGACGGACTTGATCCTGTTATGAGGCAAAAAATTAAAAATCTATTATTTCAAGATGTAGCTGAAAGAGAAATGACGATCATTATTTCTTCTCATAACCTTCGAGAAATTGAGGACTTATGTGATCATGTGGGGATTATGCATAAGGGAAAAATTATGATCGAAAAAGAAATAGATGACTTAAAATCTGATACACACAAGGTTCAACTAGCTTTAGCTGATCCTACACATGAGGAGCATCTATTAAATCAGCTAAATATTTTACATTATGAAAAACGAGGAAGCGTTTCTCTTTTAATTGTTCGAGGTAGTGAAGAAAAAATCAGCAAAATCATTCATTCAACAGATGTTTTGCTTTATGATTTATTGCCACTAACTTTAGAGGAAATATTCATTTATGAAATGGAGGATGTGGGTTATGAAATCGAAAAAATCCTTCTATAA
- a CDS encoding GntR family transcriptional regulator yields the protein MFQLDVRSRKPIYEQLVDKIKELIINRILKPDEQLPSVRMLSSQLTINPNTIQRAYRELESQGYIYSIKGKGNFVSAIEHMPSNEQLNDLKKDIRKLIAEAIYLGLTKEDLYVLFDEAHHQTKGVKKHNDSGKFHK from the coding sequence ATGTTTCAATTAGATGTAAGAAGCAGAAAGCCCATATATGAGCAATTAGTCGACAAAATCAAAGAACTGATCATTAATAGGATTCTAAAGCCTGATGAGCAATTACCTTCTGTTCGAATGCTCTCAAGTCAATTGACCATTAATCCAAATACGATACAAAGAGCTTATCGTGAACTTGAAAGTCAAGGATACATCTATTCAATTAAAGGGAAGGGAAATTTTGTCTCGGCAATAGAACATATGCCAAGTAATGAACAATTGAATGATCTAAAAAAAGACATCAGAAAACTCATTGCCGAAGCGATTTACTTAGGCTTAACAAAAGAAGATTTATACGTATTATTTGACGAAGCACATCACCAAACAAAGGGGGTCAAAAAACATAATGATTCAGGTAAATTCCATAAGTAA
- a CDS encoding globin-coupled sensor protein yields MFGLKKKSIEDLYTFQPIINFPEDHEIAVVSDKEISLRLQYMGFKAEYLEVLQQSQPFLLEIIDEVLQKVLNHLFKQPLLTKIATEHSTRERLYQVFVHYFKSILSGKLDEEYFQMRKRIGSTHNGANLPASWFIATYSALNTLLIPQIVKKFEKDPETLTRVLLAITHVTNLDSQLVVENYIGSRMNELKQLNATKELLQKELVAISQEVAASVEETEATIYETSTKADQIRQETEITQKSSQNLVSLTNENEVQMGSMIGTFNDVIGGMDKSIKGILNLKDTSEKILAMTKSIEEIADQTNLLALNASIEAARAGEEGKGFAVVASEVRKLAENSKKMSNEIKTLVERNNNSTKHLVENMKAMNDSTHASQAKIQQVKGGLLTVKMEMENYLSMFDRNKHDLDSIVSSIKEINHTTSSLSVLANSLLEKAEDGQQ; encoded by the coding sequence ATGTTTGGATTAAAGAAGAAATCAATAGAAGATTTATATACATTTCAACCAATAATTAATTTTCCTGAAGACCATGAAATTGCAGTAGTTTCTGATAAAGAAATTTCTTTAAGGCTTCAGTATATGGGCTTTAAGGCTGAATATCTTGAAGTTTTGCAACAATCACAACCATTTTTACTGGAGATTATTGATGAGGTACTACAAAAAGTACTAAATCATCTTTTCAAGCAACCACTTCTAACAAAGATTGCCACAGAGCATTCAACTAGAGAGCGTTTGTATCAGGTATTTGTCCATTATTTTAAAAGTATTTTAAGTGGAAAGCTTGATGAAGAATATTTTCAAATGAGAAAAAGAATCGGAAGTACACATAATGGGGCTAATCTACCAGCATCATGGTTTATTGCTACTTATTCGGCATTGAATACACTGCTAATTCCCCAAATTGTGAAAAAGTTTGAAAAAGATCCTGAAACGCTAACAAGAGTTCTTCTAGCTATAACACATGTAACGAACCTAGATTCACAACTAGTAGTAGAAAACTATATTGGATCAAGAATGAATGAGCTAAAGCAATTAAATGCAACCAAAGAGCTACTACAGAAAGAATTAGTAGCCATTAGTCAAGAAGTCGCAGCTTCAGTAGAAGAAACGGAAGCAACGATCTATGAAACAAGTACGAAGGCTGACCAAATTCGCCAGGAAACAGAAATTACTCAGAAAAGCAGTCAAAATTTAGTTAGCTTAACTAACGAAAATGAAGTGCAAATGGGCTCAATGATTGGTACCTTTAATGATGTTATCGGTGGAATGGACAAGTCGATCAAGGGAATTCTGAATTTGAAAGATACTTCAGAAAAGATCCTGGCTATGACAAAAAGCATCGAAGAAATTGCGGACCAAACAAATTTATTAGCATTAAATGCCTCAATTGAAGCAGCTAGAGCTGGTGAAGAAGGAAAAGGCTTTGCCGTTGTTGCATCAGAGGTAAGGAAACTAGCTGAAAACTCTAAAAAGATGAGCAATGAAATAAAAACATTAGTTGAAAGAAATAATAACTCAACTAAACATTTAGTTGAAAATATGAAAGCTATGAATGACTCAACTCACGCATCACAAGCTAAAATTCAGCAGGTAAAAGGCGGACTACTTACTGTAAAGATGGAAATGGAGAACTATTTATCAATGTTTGATCGTAACAAACATGATCTAGATTCTATTGTTTCTTCTATTAAAGAGATTAATCATACAACGAGCAGTTTATCCGTATTAGCTAACTCTTTATTAGAGAAGGCTGAGGATGGTCAACAGTAG
- a CDS encoding ABC-F family ATP-binding cassette domain-containing protein, translating into MSILQVENLYKTYGEKVLFDHISFTIAEKQRIGLIGVNGTGKSTLLKVIAGLESADSGEITHSNTIRIEYLPQQPELTEGLTILEQIYYGDAPIMQVMREYELSQSELEQDPENETKLKHLMNMQQKMDQHDAWEANTVAKTVLTKLGITDFQKPVTHLSGGQKKRVAIAKALIQPADILILDEPTNHLDNETIEWLEGFLAQYKGSIVLITHDRYFLNRVTNQIFELDQGQLYTYSGNYEVFLEKKADRESNAELAEEKRQNLLRRELAWLRRGAKARTTKQKARIGRVEELQDQKGPAAKQDLDFAIGSTRLGKKVLELEHISKAYDGRKLIDHFSYLVTPGERLGIIGPNGTGKSTLLNIMAGRIGADEGTIDVGTTVKIGFYTQEHEEMDENLRVIEYIKETAEVVYTIDNQVITAEQMLERFLFPRSAQWTYIRKLSGGERRRLYLLKVLMEEPNVLFLDEPTNDLDTQTLSVLEDYLDQFPGVVLTVSHDRYFLDRVVDHLIVFESNGTITRFQGSYSEFMEEKKLQEMNAVKVEPTAEKSSYKKDKKRRLSYKEQQEWEGIEDKIAELEERKEQLEQEIAAAGSDLGKVQELYKEQEKVDQTLDETMERWEELSLLVEEIEQSK; encoded by the coding sequence ATGAGCATATTACAGGTAGAAAATTTATATAAAACATATGGTGAAAAGGTGTTATTTGACCATATTTCGTTTACCATTGCAGAAAAGCAGCGAATTGGATTAATAGGAGTTAATGGAACAGGAAAATCAACACTATTAAAGGTGATTGCGGGACTAGAATCAGCTGATTCTGGTGAGATTACACATTCAAATACGATTCGAATTGAATATTTACCACAGCAGCCAGAGTTAACTGAGGGCTTAACAATCTTAGAACAAATTTATTATGGTGATGCCCCAATTATGCAGGTAATGAGAGAGTATGAACTATCTCAAAGTGAGCTTGAACAGGATCCAGAAAATGAAACAAAGCTCAAGCATCTTATGAATATGCAACAGAAAATGGATCAGCACGATGCTTGGGAAGCAAACACTGTAGCTAAAACAGTATTAACAAAACTAGGTATAACTGACTTCCAAAAGCCAGTAACCCATTTATCTGGTGGGCAAAAGAAACGGGTTGCGATTGCTAAAGCTCTAATTCAGCCTGCAGACATACTCATCCTCGATGAGCCGACCAACCATCTTGATAATGAGACAATTGAATGGCTTGAAGGTTTTCTAGCACAATATAAAGGTTCTATTGTTCTGATCACGCATGATCGTTACTTTTTAAACCGTGTAACAAATCAAATATTTGAATTAGATCAAGGTCAGCTTTATACCTATTCAGGTAACTATGAGGTGTTCTTAGAGAAAAAGGCTGACCGGGAAAGTAACGCAGAGCTTGCTGAAGAAAAACGTCAAAACCTGTTAAGACGAGAATTAGCTTGGCTAAGACGAGGTGCAAAGGCAAGGACAACAAAACAAAAGGCTAGAATTGGTAGAGTAGAGGAACTACAGGATCAAAAAGGTCCTGCAGCAAAGCAAGATTTAGATTTTGCGATTGGCTCCACTCGACTAGGAAAAAAGGTGTTGGAGCTTGAACATATCTCAAAAGCTTATGACGGAAGAAAGCTTATTGATCATTTTAGTTATTTAGTTACCCCTGGTGAAAGGCTAGGCATCATCGGTCCAAATGGAACAGGAAAATCAACTCTTTTGAATATTATGGCTGGCCGTATTGGGGCTGATGAGGGAACAATTGATGTAGGCACAACAGTTAAAATTGGTTTTTATACACAAGAGCATGAAGAGATGGACGAAAACCTTCGTGTGATAGAATATATTAAAGAAACAGCTGAAGTAGTTTATACGATTGATAATCAAGTCATAACAGCTGAGCAGATGCTTGAACGCTTCTTATTCCCTCGTTCAGCTCAGTGGACCTACATTCGGAAGCTATCAGGTGGAGAAAGAAGAAGGCTCTACTTATTAAAAGTTTTAATGGAGGAGCCAAATGTTCTCTTTCTTGATGAGCCAACAAATGATCTTGATACGCAAACATTAAGTGTACTAGAAGATTATCTGGATCAATTTCCAGGAGTTGTGCTAACTGTATCACATGATCGCTATTTTCTTGATCGTGTTGTGGATCATTTAATCGTTTTTGAAAGCAATGGAACTATTACTCGATTCCAAGGCAGTTATTCAGAATTCATGGAAGAGAAAAAACTACAGGAAATGAATGCAGTAAAAGTAGAACCAACAGCTGAGAAATCCTCATACAAAAAAGATAAGAAAAGACGCCTTTCCTATAAAGAACAGCAGGAATGGGAAGGAATTGAGGATAAAATTGCTGAGCTGGAGGAACGAAAAGAGCAGCTGGAACAGGAAATTGCAGCAGCTGGAAGTGACCTCGGCAAAGTACAAGAGCTATATAAAGAGCAAGAGAAAGTCGACCAAACATTGGACGAAACAATGGAACGCTGGGAAGAATTATCGCTTCTAGTTGAAGAAATTGAACAGAGTAAATAA
- a CDS encoding 5-formyltetrahydrofolate cyclo-ligase: MKTKDEIRHKVWNQLTEEKNGRFPFPLVNRIPNFKGAEIAAAHITILQEYKEAKVIKVNPDAPQLPLRKQILLDGKVLLVPTPRLKAGFIIVKPEWVPAGEERKAASLSHIKSYGKEIPLTEIPPIDLMVVGSVAIHSDGRRLGKGEGYADREYAIIRELGNPPVPIVTTIHSTQLVSDEIPRDTYDLTVDWIATEKGLTKTNSPYEKPIGVEWNHVTEEEMIEMPVLKQLWELKYSKKEK; the protein is encoded by the coding sequence ATGAAAACAAAGGACGAAATTAGGCATAAGGTTTGGAATCAGCTTACGGAAGAGAAGAACGGGCGATTTCCTTTTCCTCTCGTAAATCGGATTCCTAACTTTAAAGGAGCGGAAATTGCTGCAGCCCATATTACAATCTTGCAGGAATATAAAGAAGCAAAAGTGATAAAAGTAAATCCTGATGCTCCACAGCTTCCGTTACGTAAACAAATTCTGTTAGATGGGAAGGTATTGCTTGTCCCCACTCCACGTCTCAAGGCTGGGTTTATTATAGTGAAGCCGGAATGGGTGCCAGCTGGAGAGGAGCGTAAAGCTGCAAGCTTAAGTCATATTAAATCCTATGGAAAAGAAATACCTTTAACAGAAATCCCGCCTATTGATTTAATGGTAGTTGGTTCGGTAGCGATTCATTCGGACGGAAGAAGATTGGGAAAAGGGGAAGGCTATGCTGATCGTGAATATGCCATTATCCGTGAGTTAGGTAATCCACCTGTTCCAATTGTAACGACTATCCATAGTACCCAATTAGTTAGTGATGAAATTCCTAGGGATACATATGATTTAACGGTTGATTGGATTGCGACTGAAAAGGGACTAACAAAAACCAATTCTCCATATGAAAAACCTATTGGTGTTGAGTGGAATCATGTTACAGAGGAAGAAATGATTGAAATGCCAGTATTAAAACAACTTTGGGAACTTAAGTATTCAAAGAAAGAAAAGTAA
- a CDS encoding nitric oxide synthase oxygenase — protein MVANVQLEYEAIDFIKIAYKELGKSSKQIDERIKEVKSQIKNKGYYDHTFEELEHGAKMAWRNSNKCIGRLFWNTLTVFDQRHAESEEDIFHALQNHLSFATNAGKIRPAITIFKPSLGEENGVRIWNHQLIRYAGYETEHGLLGDPASISFTKQCEELGWRGARTNFDVLPLIIQVNNQHPKLFAIPEDKVLEVSIVHPEIEAIADLHLKWYGVPIISDMKLEIGGIEYTAAPFNGWYMETEIGARNLADSFRYNLLPKIASVMNLDTRSHANLWKDRALIELNVAVLHSFKNEGVSIVDHHTAAQQFKRFEQNERESSRDLTGDWTWLIPPVSPATTHVFHQSYENKVIKPNYFYQALPYD, from the coding sequence TTGGTTGCAAACGTGCAGCTAGAATATGAAGCAATTGATTTTATAAAAATCGCTTATAAAGAACTTGGAAAGTCAAGCAAACAAATAGATGAACGAATAAAGGAAGTAAAGTCTCAAATAAAAAACAAAGGCTATTACGACCATACATTTGAAGAACTCGAGCATGGAGCTAAAATGGCTTGGAGAAACAGTAATAAATGTATAGGGAGACTATTTTGGAATACATTAACTGTATTTGATCAACGCCATGCAGAATCCGAAGAAGATATTTTTCATGCGTTGCAAAATCATCTTTCCTTTGCAACAAATGCTGGAAAAATCCGGCCAGCTATCACCATTTTTAAACCGTCATTAGGAGAAGAAAACGGTGTTCGAATATGGAATCACCAGTTAATTCGCTATGCAGGATATGAAACAGAACATGGACTTCTAGGAGATCCAGCTTCTATCTCGTTTACAAAGCAATGTGAGGAACTAGGTTGGCGGGGAGCGCGAACGAATTTTGATGTTCTGCCACTCATTATTCAGGTCAATAATCAACATCCGAAGTTATTTGCTATACCAGAAGACAAGGTACTAGAGGTGTCCATTGTCCACCCTGAAATAGAAGCTATCGCAGATCTTCATTTGAAATGGTACGGTGTACCGATAATTTCCGATATGAAGCTGGAGATTGGTGGTATTGAGTATACAGCTGCCCCGTTTAACGGCTGGTATATGGAAACTGAAATCGGTGCAAGAAATTTAGCTGATTCGTTTCGCTACAATCTTCTGCCTAAAATTGCTTCGGTTATGAATTTAGATACAAGAAGTCACGCGAATCTATGGAAAGATCGAGCGCTTATCGAACTAAATGTTGCAGTTCTTCATTCCTTTAAAAATGAAGGTGTAAGTATTGTTGACCACCATACAGCTGCTCAGCAATTCAAACGATTCGAACAAAACGAACGTGAAAGTTCCAGAGATCTTACTGGTGACTGGACGTGGTTGATTCCTCCAGTCTCACCTGCAACAACACATGTTTTTCATCAAAGTTATGAAAATAAAGTGATCAAACCAAATTATTTTTATCAAGCTTTACCATATGATTAA
- a CDS encoding YflJ family protein, with the protein MHYGSKGWYVEELKKLGVRRHEERKLESYKKHFLANLLEKHSK; encoded by the coding sequence ATGCATTACGGAAGCAAAGGATGGTATGTTGAAGAACTTAAGAAATTAGGTGTTCGCCGTCATGAAGAGAGAAAACTCGAAAGCTACAAAAAACATTTTCTAGCTAATCTTCTTGAAAAACACAGCAAATAA
- a CDS encoding methyl-accepting chemotaxis protein produces MNSIEKMVMTDMTKKNTLMFISFSISLILAMAKTIAVQDISKGIFYGGELVAFTLLYLIFQKLLKKPVFFPYTSIISIYLFLISALFIWGPNAEIIIIILFLTLISSIHMKRNIFALGYTLGFIAFVLSFILKQEDNLALSTIFASAGIVYVLSGLVLGIVIHLNSRQFRQLQHFLDQAESEASEKEKQKQHLEINVSGIVEAVSIVNKQIQESLEAQQEMKQAITEVSAGSQNQSEQINDISENSKLTMKSMEKLHSISKDLKEDSSRASNIIIEGNEQVFELNSDMNQLKAMITELDQTFKLLTGTITEMNQLTNSIKEITDQTGLLALNASIEAARAGESGKGFSVVASEIRKLADVTRATTEKINENLHTLNESNAAAVTKMENSYSFIDRSVKSSDKVSTSIQHVKKTLENLSSQFEQFTKFADLVKGQSHDVQLSTNELAAIIEQSSASLQEMSATVENLTEDNKTIARLMEETSVKAENLRQTNS; encoded by the coding sequence ATGAATTCGATAGAAAAAATGGTTATGACTGATATGACGAAGAAAAATACATTAATGTTTATTAGTTTCTCCATTTCCTTGATCTTGGCTATGGCTAAAACAATAGCAGTTCAAGATATATCCAAGGGAATTTTTTATGGGGGAGAGTTGGTAGCGTTTACATTATTGTATCTTATTTTTCAAAAACTATTAAAAAAACCTGTATTTTTCCCATACACTAGTATTATTTCAATCTATTTATTTTTAATTTCTGCTCTTTTTATATGGGGGCCAAATGCTGAAATTATTATTATTATTCTATTTTTAACATTAATTTCTTCTATCCATATGAAGAGGAATATCTTTGCGTTAGGCTATACCCTAGGGTTTATCGCTTTTGTTTTATCATTTATCCTAAAACAAGAAGATAACCTAGCTTTATCAACTATTTTTGCTTCAGCAGGGATTGTCTATGTTTTATCAGGGTTAGTTCTTGGAATTGTTATTCATTTGAATAGCAGGCAATTCCGTCAGCTACAGCACTTTCTTGATCAAGCTGAAAGTGAAGCAAGTGAGAAAGAGAAACAAAAGCAACATCTTGAAATTAATGTTTCTGGAATTGTTGAAGCCGTTTCTATTGTTAACAAGCAAATTCAGGAAAGTTTAGAAGCGCAACAAGAAATGAAACAGGCTATTACGGAAGTATCAGCCGGCAGTCAAAATCAATCAGAGCAAATTAATGATATATCGGAAAATTCAAAGCTAACGATGAAATCAATGGAGAAGCTCCATTCTATTTCAAAGGATTTGAAAGAAGATTCTAGCCGTGCAAGTAACATTATCATTGAAGGTAACGAGCAGGTTTTTGAATTAAACTCAGATATGAATCAGTTAAAAGCAATGATTACTGAGTTAGATCAGACGTTTAAATTATTAACAGGCACAATAACTGAAATGAATCAGTTAACAAATTCAATAAAAGAGATTACTGACCAAACAGGTTTGCTTGCTTTAAATGCGTCTATTGAAGCTGCAAGAGCAGGTGAATCTGGCAAAGGGTTTTCCGTTGTAGCTTCAGAAATTAGAAAGTTAGCAGATGTAACAAGGGCAACAACAGAAAAAATAAATGAAAATCTTCATACTTTAAATGAAAGTAATGCAGCTGCCGTTACAAAGATGGAGAATAGTTATTCTTTTATTGACCGAAGTGTTAAGTCATCGGACAAGGTAAGTACATCGATTCAACATGTGAAAAAAACATTGGAAAACCTATCTTCACAGTTTGAACAATTTACAAAGTTTGCGGATCTTGTGAAAGGTCAGTCACATGATGTCCAATTATCAACGAATGAGCTAGCAGCAATTATTGAACAATCTTCAGCAAGTCTACAGGAAATGAGTGCAACTGTTGAAAATTTAACAGAAGATAACAAGACAATTGCACGATTAATGGAAGAAACGTCGGTAAAGGCTGAGAATTTGAGACAAACAAATTCATAA